One window of Saccharomyces mikatae IFO 1815 strain IFO1815 genome assembly, chromosome: 8 genomic DNA carries:
- the SCH9 gene encoding serine/threonine protein kinase SCH9 (similar to Saccharomyces cerevisiae SCH9 (YHR205W); ancestral locus Anc_4.384): MMNFFSSKSSNQDTGFGSQHQHPNGENNENENENSNNSENFNRYPCKLVSSGPCTSSNNGALFTNFTLHTATPTTAISQDLYAMGTTGITSENALFQMKSMNNGIPPANNSNTPTIITTSQEETNTGNVHADANGHSLHNSEDDNFSSSSTTKCLLSSTSSLSINQREAAAAAAYGPDTDIPRGKLEVTIIEARDLVTRSKNSQPYVVCTFESSEFISNGPESLGTSNNNNNNNSQNQHNQNQHSHHNENTSPDAASQRHNNNSGWNGSQLPSIKEHLKKKPLYTHRSSSQLDQLNSCSSVADSNKRSSNSSSGSSNDPKNDSSHPIWHHKTTFDVLGSHSELDISVYDAAHDHMFLGQVRLYPMIHNLAHASQHQWHNLKSRVIDEVVSGDILIKWTYKQTKKRHYGPQDFEVLRLLGKGTFGQVYQVKKKDTQRIYAMKVLSKKVIVKKNEIAHTIGERNILVTTASKSSPFIVGLKFSFQTPTDLYLVTDYMSGGELFWHLQKEGRFSEDRAKFYIAELVLALEHLHDNDIVYRDLKPENILLDANGNIALCDFGLSKADLKDRTNTFCGTTEYLAPELLLDETGYTKMVDFWSLGVLIFEMCCGWSPFFAENNQKMYQKIAFGKVKFPRDVLSQEGRSFVKGLLNRNPKHRLGAIDDGRELRAHPFFADIDWEALKQKKIPPPFKPHLVSETDTSNFDPEFTTASTSYMNKHQPMMTATPLSPAMQAKFAGFTFVDESAIDEHVNNNRKFLQNSYFMEPGSFIPGNPNLPPDEDVIDDDGDEDINDGFNQEKNMSNNHSHIDFDGDQHMDDEFVSGRFEI, encoded by the coding sequence ctctgaaaattttaacAGATACCCATGTAAACTGGTATCCAGCGGTCCATGCACTTCATCGAATAATGGTGCCTTGTTTACGAACTTTACTTTACACACTGCAACACCTACCACTGCTATCAGTCAGGACTTATACGCGATGGGCACCACAGGAATAACGTCAGAAAATgctctttttcaaatgaagTCGATGAATAATGGAATACCACCAGCCAATAACAGCAACACCCCGACGATCATCACGACTTCGCAGGAGGAAACCAACACTGGAAATGTACATGCTGATGCCAATGGCCATTCTTTACATAATTCTGAAGATGATAACTTCTCCTCTAGTTCCACCACCAAATGTCTTCTCTCCTCCACCTCTTCACTATCAATAAATCAAAGGgaagcagcagcagcagcagcctATGGTCCAGACACTGATATTCCTAGAGGAAAACTAGAAGTTACAATAATAGAAGCGCGCGATCTGGTCACAAGATCAAAGAACTCGCAACCTTATGTAGTTTGTACTTTTGAGAGTTCAGAGTTCATTTCCAATGGGCCTGAATCACTAGGCAccagcaacaacaataacaacaacaacagccAAAACCAGCATAATCAAAACCAGCATAGTCAccataatgaaaatacGAGCCCTGACGCCGCTAGCCAGCGTcataacaacaacagtgGTTGGAACGGGTCTCAGTTACCATCAATAAAAGagcatttgaagaaaaaacccCTTTATACACACAGATCATCTTCTCAGCTGGATCAACTAAACTCATGCTCTTCAGTGGCCGATTCTAACAAACGTTCttctaattcttcttcGGGTTCTTCTAATGACCCAAAGAATGATAGTTCGCATCCAATATGGCATCATAAAACAACATTTGACGTTCTGGGATCCCATTCAGAACTAGATATTTCTGTTTACGATGCTGCTCACGACCATATGTTTTTAGGCCAGGTTAGACTTTATCCAATGATTCATAATTTAGCACATGCCTCTCAACACCAATGGCATAACCTAAAATCTCGTGTTATTGATGAGGTTGTGTCAGGTGATATCTTAATCAAATGGACTTACAAgcaaacaaagaaaaggcaCTATGGTCCACAGGATTTTGAAGTTCTTCGATTACTTGGTAAGGGAACATTTGGCCAGGTGTATCAGGTTAAGAAGAAGGACACACAAAGAATTTACGCAATGAAAGTTCTTTCCAAGAAAGTTattgttaaaaaaaatgaaatcgCTCATACCATCGGcgaaagaaatattttagTCACTACTGCGTCCAAATCGTCTCCATTTATTGTTGgattgaaattttcttttcagacACCAACAGATTTATATCTAGTCACTGACTATATGAGTGGAGGGGAATTATTCTGGCATTTACAAAAGGAGGGTCGTTTTTCAGAAGATAGGGCCAAATTCTACATTGCTGAATTAGTTTTAGCCTTGGAACATTTGCACGATAATGACATCGTTTACAGAGACTTGAAACCAGAAAACATTTTACTTGACGCTAACGGTAATATCGCTCTTTGTGATTTTGGTCTCTCTAAGGCTGACTTGAAGGATAGAACCAATACATTTTGCGGTACCACTGAATATTTAGCGCCTGAATTATTACTGGATGAAACTGGTTACACTAAGATGGTTGATTTCTGGTCATTAGGTGTATTAATATTCGAAATGTGCTGTGGTTGGTCCCCTTTCTTTGCcgaaaataatcaaaaaatgtacCAAAAAATTGCGTTCGGTAAAGTCAAATTTCCTAGAGACGTGCTATCACAAGAAGGTCGGTCATTTGTGAAGGGGTTATTGAACAGAAACCCCAAACATAGACTGGGCGCTATTGATGATGGAAGAGAGCTACGAGCCCATCCATTTTTTGCAGATATCGATTGGGAGGCcttgaaacagaaaaaaatccCACCACCTTTCAAACCACATCTAGTCTCAGAAACCGATACTTCTAATTTTGACCCGGAATTCACAACGGCTTCCACCTCATATATGAACAAGCACCAACCTATGATGACAGCTACGCCGCTATCTCCCGCCATGCAAGCCAAGTTTGCCGGTTTCACGTTTGTCGATGAGTCTGCCATCGATGAGCATGTCAACAACAACCGCAAATTCTTGCAAAACTCATACTTTATGGAGCCAGGTTCTTTCATCCCGGGAAATCCAAACTTGCCTCCAGATGAAGATGTCATTGATGATGACGGAGACGAGGATATCAATGATGGATTCAACcaagagaaaaacatgAGTAATAATCACTCCCACATAGACTTCGATGGTGACCAACACATGgatgatgaatttgtcAGTGGCAGATTTGAAATATGA
- the SKN7 gene encoding kinase-regulated stress-responsive transcription factor SKN7 (similar to Saccharomyces cerevisiae SKN7 (YHR206W) and HMS2 (YJR147W); ancestral locus Anc_4.385), translating into MSFSTINSNVNKTAGDNNNNNTTENSSTTDLLGMDLLQNGSRLMSTIQPNNSSDMVHMNNKTNDAPPSGANVNSGSTNPGSKAPANEFVRKLFRILENNEYPDIVTWTENGKSFVVLDTGKFTTHILPNHFKHSNFASFVRQLNKYDFHKVKRSPEERQKCKYGEQSWEFQHPEFRVHYGKGLDNIKRKIPAQRKVLLDESQKALLHFNSEGANPNNLSGSLLNESTTELLLSNTVSKDAFGNLRRRVDKLQKELDMSKMESYATKVELQKLNSKYNTVIESLITFKTINENLLNNFNTLCSTLANNGIEVPIFGDNGNQNSAGNANNRMSTAAIHSNNNTNNASPAASTVSLQLPNLPDENSLTPNAQGTTVTLRKGFHVLLVEDDAVSIQLCSKFLRKYGCTVQVVTDGLSAISTLEKFRYDLVLMDIVMPNLDGATATSIVRSFDNETPIIAMTGNIMNQDLITYLQHGMNDILAKPFTRDDLHSILIRYLKDRIPLCEQQLPPRNSSPQTHSNPNTANSNPNTINEQSLAMLPQENSSTTTPVTPGASISSAQHVQQGQQEQQHQLFHAQQHQQQHQNSVANARPDVPIPNLEHEINTVPHSSMGSTPQLPQPTLQENQLS; encoded by the coding sequence ATGAGCTTTTCCACTATAAATAGCAACGTTAACAAAACTGCTggtgataataataataataatacaacCGAGAATAGTTCGACTACAGATCTTTTAGGAATGGATCTGTTGCAGAACGGATCTCGACTGATGAGCACAATACAGCCAAATAATTCTTCTGACATGGTGCACATGAACAATAAGACTAATGATGCTCCACCATCAGGAGCAAACGTCAATAGCGGTAGTACCAATCCAGGTTCAAAGGCACCCGCAAATGAATTTGTTAGGAAGCTTTTCCGGATACTGGAAAACAACGAGTATCCTGACATCGTAACTTGGACTGAGAATGGCAAAAGCTTTGTCGTTTTGGACACAGGAAAGTTCACTACGCATATATTGCCCAATCATTTCAAGCATTCAAATTTTGCTTCCTTTGTGAGGCAATTAAATAAGTACGACTTCCACAAAGTTAAGAGGAGCCCTGaagaaagacaaaaatgTAAGTATGGAGAACAAAGTTGGGAATTCCAGCATCCAGAATTTAGAGTCCACTACGGAAAAGGTCTAGATAACATCAAGAGGAAAATTCCGGCACAAAGGAAAGTACTGTTGGACGAGTCGCAAAAGGCTCTTTTGCATTTCAATAGTGAAGGTGCCAATCCAAACAACCTCTCAGGATCCCTCTTGAATGAATCAACCACAGAACTTTTATTAAGCAATACGGTAAGTAAAGACGCCTTTGGAAATTTAAGAAGGCGAGTAGACAAGCTGCAAAAGGAGCTGGATATGTCCAAAATGGAGAGTTATGCCACTAAGGTAGAGTTACAGAAATTGAATTCGAAATATAATACAGTTATTGAAAGCTTAATAACattcaaaacaataaaCGAAAATTTGCTCAACAACTTCAATACTTTATGTTCCACTCTGGCAAATAACGGTATTGAAGTTCCAATATTTGGTGACAATGGAAATCAAAATTCAGCTGGTAATGCTAATAATCGAATGAGTACCGCAGCCATTCACAGTAATAACAATACCAACAATGCGTCTCCAGCCGCATCTACAGTGTCGTTACAACTTCCCAATTTGCCTGATGAGAATAGTTTAACACCAAATGCTCAAGGAACCACAGTCACACTACGAAAAGGTTTCCATGTACTATTGGTAGAAGATGATGCTGTGTCTATACAACTATGCTCAAAATTCTTACGCAAATATGGCTGCACTGTTCAAGTTGTTACTGATGGTCTTTCAGCTATTTCAACGCTAGAAAAATTCAGGTATGATTTGGTTTTAATGGACATTGTCATGCCTAATCTAGATGGTGCTACAGCAACATCTATTGTCAGAAGTTTTGATAACGAAACACCTATCATCGCTATGACCGGTAACATTATGAATCAAGATTTGATTACATATTTACAGCATGGTATGAACGATATATTGGCCAAGCCATTCACGAGGGATGATTTACATTCGATTTTAATACGTTACCTGAAGGACCGTATTCCTTTATGTGAGCAGCAATTACCACCTCGTAATTCTTCACCCCAAACACATTCTAACCCGAACACTGCCAATTCGAATCCTAACACAATAAATGAACAGTCATTAGCTATGTTACCACAAGAAAATTCGTCAACTACAACTCCTGTTACTCCAGGTGCTTCTATATCATCTGCGCAGCACGTTCAACAAGGTCAACAAGAACAGCAACACCAGCTTTTCCATGCTCAACAGCACCAGCAACAACATCAAAATTCGGTTGCTAATGCTAGACCAGACGTACCCATCCCGAACTTAGAACATGAAATCAACACTGTGCCACATTCATCCATGGGCTCTACCCCACAGTTACCACAACCTACACTACAAGAAAACCAACTATCGTAA
- the SET5 gene encoding S-adenosylmethionine-dependent methyltransferase (similar to Saccharomyces cerevisiae SET5 (YHR207C); ancestral locus Anc_4.386), which translates to MALTIKIGTLNDSDQGAVQEGTKNGFSSREVTPTEEEVCDDVVLLWKEEPGTEDATIQHLYDRIEERNQTWKLSTSRFRKILNQHHLYDTDLETVSLYKGNIHFPETLDANAKVRIQFIDSEQGRGLFAEKDFSKGQIIIKENKPIVYVPPLDKLFFISNGKACARCGKALYDLTQHKIMVHYLDCEVCKAIWCSEKCKKAHASLHELLYHSWRSNRIDILHAGNWKRFVNYCEKYCFTAAFSIGLIYGSMLLDTTGEVKERWDQLASVSQRVRIKLRDASGIGSTFNLMNGTTVHTEDGSNNGTENGIEKNIDDEIVWKKCYELFCGAFPKASEEIDLEKFLTMIGTFNINQYNGQIYRWISFINHDCEPNAYIEQVEEHEELKLHARKPIKKGDQIRITYVNPLHGVRLRRRELRVNWGFLCQCDRCQNELSTFERIPNLEKQSADTNLAVQEVDSNDSGEGGTKKSSGNRKSSMRGAQPDLKEILKNGKEFELDIPETVDTQGNVRKTSVRFDSNVSVAVDER; encoded by the coding sequence ATGGCATTGACTATCAAGATAGGGACCCTAAACGATAGCGATCAAGGTGCGGTGCAAGAGGGCACGAAAAATGGCTTTAGTTCTCGAGAAGTAACTCCCACCGAGGAAGAGGTTTGTGATGACGTAGTTCTATTGTGGAAGGAAGAGCCTGGGACAGAAGATGCTACGATTCAGCACCTTTATGACAGGATTGAAGAGAGAAATCAAACGTGGAAACTAAGCACTTCTCGTTTCCGGAAAATTTTGAACCAGCATCATCTTTACGACACTGACCTGGAGACAGTGTCGCTATATAAGGGCAATATTCATTTTCCTGAAACCCTAGATGCTAATGCCAAAGTTAGAATACAATTTATTGATAGCGAGCAAGGAAGGGGCCTTTTCGCCGAGAAGGATTTTTCCAAGGGCCAAATCatcataaaagaaaataaaccTATTGTGTATGTCCCACCATTGGAtaagctttttttcatttctaatGGGAAGGCATGTGCTCGATGCGGTAAAGCGCTGTATGATTTGACACAGCACAAAATTATGGTTCATTATTTGGATTGTGAAGTCTGCAAGGCAATTTGGTGCAGtgaaaaatgcaaaaaagCACACGCATCTTTGCATGAGCTGTTATACCATTCATGGAGATCAAATAGAATTGATATCCTTCATGCTGGTAATTGGAAAAGATTTGTCAACTACTGTGAAAAGTACTGTTTCACTGCTGCCTTCTCCATTGGCCTTATATATGGATCCATGCTTTTAGATACCACAGGCGAAGTCAAAGAGCGATGGGATCAGTTAGCAAGTGTTTCACAAAGGGtaagaataaaattaaGAGACGCTAGTGGTATTGGTAGTACGTTTAATTTAATGAATGGTACGACTGTACATACGGAAGACGGATCCAATAATGGCACTGAAAATGGCATTGAGAAGAATATTGATGACGAGATTGTTTGGAAGAAGTGTTATGAGTTATTTTGTGGAGCGTTTCCAAAAGCTTCTGAAGAAATAGACTTGGAAAAGTTCTTAACCATGATCGGAACGTTCAATATCAATCAATATAATGGGCAAATATACCGTTGGATCTCTTTTATAAACCATGATTGTGAACCGAATGCTTATATCGAGCAGGTAGAGGAGCATGAGGAATTGAAGTTACATGCAAGAAagccaataaaaaaaggtgaCCAAATACGTATTACGTACGTTAATCCTTTACATGGCGTAAGGTTGAGACGTAGAGAACTGAGAGTTAACTGGGGGTTTCTATGTCAGTGCGACCGCTGTCAAAATGAGCTGTCTACTTTCGAAAGAATTccaaatttggaaaaacaGAGTGCAGATACTAATTTAGCCGTGCAGGAAGTTGATTCTAACGACAGCGGTGAAGGCGGCACTAAGAAATCGTCAGGTAACCGAAAATCTTCTATGAGAGGGGCTCAACCAGACTTAAAGGAAATACTAAAAAACggaaaagaatttgaattgGACATACCAGAAACAGTTGATACTCAAGGTAATGTAAGAAAAACCTCAGTTAGGTTTGACTCAAACGTTTCAGTTGCAGTGGACGAAAGATGA